In the Oculatellaceae cyanobacterium genome, TAGTAAGCGATCGCTCGATCACATCCATCACCCGTTTAGAGCGGTATGTCTGTAATACAGCATTCAGCAATTGAGCATCATAAAATCGACTTAAATATCCCGCAGCCAAAAAATCTTCTTCTTGGGCTTGCATCAAACGGTTAGTATCTGATCGCAAACCGTGCATCAACGCCGTAGCACACTTAACGTGTTCATTGATACTGCTATCTAGTTTGAGTAAACCTGACTGAAGATACTGGGTTAAAATCGTCGCTGTTGCCCGTGTAGAAGGACGAATATCAGCAAATTCTGGGTTTAATTCCTGCTGGGTACTGTGATGATCAATGATTACTGTAACTGGAATACCAGCTTGTTGCACTACTGACATTAGTTGACAGGTAGTAGCTTGGTTATCAATCAGTACACACCCTTGATAAACCGCTAAATCTTTTTCTTTAACGTTTTGGAGCGCCAAGCGTTTTGTTGGTAAACCTGTTAGCTTTACCAAGGCAATATTTTCTTGGTGACTGAGTGCGCCAGCATATACAATGTCACAGTTAATATTGTATTGCTTAACAATTAATTGATAAGCCCAAGCACTAGATAAAGCATCAGGATCGGGAAAGTCTTGTAGCAAGACTATTTGGCGATCGCCCCGATGACGATCTAAAATCTGCTTTAACTCCTCCACCTTTAGCTTCAGCAAAGACTCTGGTTCTGATTGCCCCTGAAAATTACTAGCTTTTCCCCTTGGCTTCGTTACAGATGGTTCCTCCTCTGGGGATTCAACAGTAGGTACTTCCTCCAAGCTATAGTCTGTACTTGTAGACTCTGTTTCTAAAAGCGAATTGTTCACATTAAGCGGCTTAAGGGAATTCGATAACATATCGTTGGCGTATATGAATTATGTAATAGAGCGGAGAGATCGACTAACGGGATACTGGTATGAAAGTTTATTATTGTTGTTACGTACTTAACCTGATTTAATTTGTTTTTTTTGGGATGGGGTGGTAATATCATCTCCGGTTAATCAGTAGAAACGCAACATGGCGCGTCTCTAAAAAGTTTCCCCGGCTTCCCCGCTCATCACCGCCAAAGAGTTTTGACTGCATCCGTTTTTTAGCTCCACACATAATGATTGTCGCAAAACCCCTAGCCACCTACCCACAATCAGAAGTTGTGTTTTCCGGCATTTAGGCGAGCAAGAAGGTTGAAAAAACCCCTGTGTTAATTTAACAACAGGGGTTTTAAAGACCAATCACATATTTTTGCCATTCTCGATGAGTACCACTTTTGACGTGTTTTGCTACTTCAAAGTGTAGACTACTATAGGGTCGGCGAGGTTGATGATGTAAGAACATATTTGCTTCTTTCGGAGTACGGTTACCTTTTTTAACGTTGCAACGTACACAGGCGGTCACAATATTTTCCCAGGTATCGCCGCCACCACGAGAACGAGGCAGTACATGATCGAGGGTTAAATCGTCTCCTGTGCAACCACAGTATTGACAAGAGTGGCTGTCTCGGTGGAGGATATTTCGGCGGGT is a window encoding:
- a CDS encoding bifunctional oligoribonuclease/PAP phosphatase NrnA — its product is MNNSLLETESTSTDYSLEEVPTVESPEEEPSVTKPRGKASNFQGQSEPESLLKLKVEELKQILDRHRGDRQIVLLQDFPDPDALSSAWAYQLIVKQYNINCDIVYAGALSHQENIALVKLTGLPTKRLALQNVKEKDLAVYQGCVLIDNQATTCQLMSVVQQAGIPVTVIIDHHSTQQELNPEFADIRPSTRATATILTQYLQSGLLKLDSSINEHVKCATALMHGLRSDTNRLMQAQEEDFLAAGYLSRFYDAQLLNAVLQTYRSKRVMDVIERSLTNRLVKNNFSIAGVGYLRYEDRDAIPQAADFLVTEENVHTAVVYGIVHDEDEDLEVVIGSLRTNKITLDPDEFIKEAFDRDSQGRFFGGGRLMAGGFEIPIGFLCGFNDSSEYAKLKWEVFDRQIKQKLLRLVNPRDNLLPSQDKR
- a CDS encoding HNH endonuclease, with the translated sequence MSKVLVLNASYEPLNITSWRRAVVLMLKGKAEQVEQNGKLLYPDFPLPTVIRLRHYVRVPYKEIPLTRRNILHRDSHSCQYCGCTGDDLTLDHVLPRSRGGGDTWENIVTACVRCNVKKGNRTPKEANMFLHHQPRRPYSSLHFEVAKHVKSGTHREWQKYVIGL